From a single Kitasatospora azatica KCTC 9699 genomic region:
- a CDS encoding DUF3093 domain-containing protein, protein MYDERLTAPRSWWLLPVGAGLSLGLILLRFGPVPALVGLLTGFVAGAVALSSYGSARIRVVQGSLVAGQARIPLSALGEARPLDAAEAVAWRSVKADPRAFMLLRSYVRTALRVEVTDPADPTPYLYLSTRDPESLAAALGSDRGGDQSSDRG, encoded by the coding sequence ATGTACGACGAACGCCTCACCGCGCCCCGCTCCTGGTGGCTGCTGCCGGTCGGTGCCGGTCTCTCGCTGGGCCTGATCCTGCTGCGTTTCGGCCCGGTGCCCGCCCTGGTCGGCCTGCTGACCGGGTTCGTCGCCGGGGCGGTGGCGCTGAGCTCCTACGGCAGTGCCCGGATCCGGGTGGTGCAGGGTTCGCTGGTGGCCGGCCAGGCCCGGATCCCGCTCTCGGCACTCGGCGAGGCCCGGCCGCTGGACGCCGCCGAGGCGGTGGCCTGGCGGTCGGTGAAGGCCGATCCGCGCGCCTTCATGCTGCTGCGCAGTTACGTGCGGACCGCGCTGCGGGTCGAGGTGACCGATCCGGCCGACCCGACGCCGTACCTCTACCTCTCGACCCGCGACCCGGAGAGCCTGGCCGCCGCGCTGGGCAGCGATCGGGGCGGCGATCAGAGCAGCGATCGGGGCTGA
- a CDS encoding PaaI family thioesterase encodes MTADTTPTTPTTPPQDATEPVRHPDAPAPGTPLGSHYVHCFGCGPQHPGGLQLDVRAGQGVDVTAEFTVKPTHQGGPGLAHGGILTTAMDETLGSLNWILHTASVTGRLETDFLRPVPVDSVLHIRAWATGVHGRKLYCAAEGRIGDPEGPVAIRATALFIQVKLEHFTTHGRPEDIKAALDDPDLFKRARAFEVNP; translated from the coding sequence GTGACCGCAGACACCACCCCCACCACCCCCACCACGCCGCCCCAGGACGCGACCGAACCGGTCCGCCACCCGGACGCGCCGGCTCCCGGTACCCCCCTCGGCTCGCACTACGTGCACTGCTTCGGCTGTGGCCCGCAGCACCCCGGTGGGCTGCAGCTGGACGTCCGGGCCGGCCAAGGCGTCGACGTCACCGCCGAGTTCACCGTCAAGCCGACGCACCAGGGCGGCCCCGGACTGGCCCACGGCGGCATCCTCACCACCGCCATGGACGAGACCCTCGGCTCGCTCAACTGGATCCTGCACACCGCCTCGGTCACCGGCCGACTGGAGACCGACTTCCTGCGCCCGGTGCCGGTCGATTCGGTCCTGCACATCCGCGCCTGGGCGACGGGCGTACACGGCCGAAAGCTCTACTGCGCGGCCGAGGGCCGCATCGGCGACCCCGAGGGACCGGTCGCGATCCGCGCCACGGCACTCTTCATCCAGGTGAAGCTGGAACACTTCACCACGCACGGTCGTCCCGAGGACATCAAAGCCGCTCTGGACGACCCCGACCTGTTCAAGCGCGCCAGAGCCTTCGAGGTGAATCCGTGA
- the dut gene encoding dUTP diphosphatase codes for MSSTVRPPVDILIRRLDPELPLPGYAQPGDAGADLCAAVDADLEPGERTVIPTGIAIALPDGYAAFVHPRSGLAARCGVALVNAPGTVDAGYRGEIKVIVVNLDPRERVSFRRGDRIAQLVVQQVEKARFHEVAELPGSARAEGGFGSTGGHAAV; via the coding sequence GTGAGTTCCACCGTCCGCCCTCCGGTCGACATCCTGATCCGGCGGCTCGACCCAGAGCTGCCGCTGCCCGGGTACGCCCAGCCGGGAGACGCCGGCGCGGACCTGTGCGCAGCCGTCGACGCCGACCTGGAACCGGGCGAGCGCACTGTCATTCCCACCGGCATCGCCATCGCGTTGCCGGACGGTTACGCGGCGTTCGTCCACCCGCGCTCAGGGCTGGCAGCGCGTTGCGGAGTTGCGCTCGTGAACGCCCCAGGGACGGTCGATGCCGGGTACCGTGGTGAGATCAAGGTGATCGTCGTCAACCTGGACCCGCGCGAGCGGGTCAGCTTCCGACGTGGGGACCGGATCGCTCAGCTGGTGGTCCAGCAGGTCGAGAAGGCCCGCTTCCACGAGGTGGCGGAACTGCCCGGGTCTGCACGTGCCGAGGGTGGGTTCGGGTCGACCGGTGGCCACGCAGCGGTTTAG
- a CDS encoding DUF3710 domain-containing protein: MFRRRHKSEDAVEQLAEDAISADETADDVEDPAGSESETDVEETEETEEDLADRVGLPPAPRPDGPWDHSELESPEEGRVDLGGLLVPGVEGMELRVEVAGDAIVAATLVLGNSAVQLQAFAAPKSEGIWSEVRDEIAGGIRAQGGLVEEEEGPLGWHLRAQVPVQLPDGTQGVQLVRFVGCDGPRWFLRGVISGQAAVQPESADVLEQVFRQTVVVRGEAPMAPRDPIVLKLPEDAQMVADGGVGSSESEGSRFGGEALSPFSRGPEITEVR, translated from the coding sequence GTGTTCCGTCGTCGCCACAAGAGCGAGGACGCTGTCGAGCAGCTCGCCGAGGACGCCATCAGCGCCGACGAGACGGCCGATGACGTCGAAGACCCCGCCGGCTCCGAGAGCGAGACTGACGTCGAGGAGACCGAGGAGACGGAGGAGGACCTCGCCGACCGCGTCGGTCTGCCCCCGGCCCCGCGGCCCGACGGCCCCTGGGACCACTCCGAGCTGGAGAGCCCCGAGGAGGGCCGGGTCGACCTCGGCGGTCTGCTGGTCCCCGGCGTCGAGGGCATGGAGCTTCGAGTGGAGGTGGCCGGCGACGCGATCGTGGCCGCCACCCTGGTGCTCGGCAACAGCGCCGTCCAGCTCCAGGCCTTCGCCGCACCCAAGTCCGAGGGCATCTGGAGTGAGGTCCGCGACGAGATCGCGGGCGGCATCCGCGCCCAGGGCGGTCTGGTCGAGGAGGAGGAGGGCCCGCTCGGCTGGCACCTCCGCGCCCAGGTGCCGGTGCAGCTGCCCGACGGGACGCAGGGTGTCCAACTGGTCCGCTTCGTCGGCTGCGACGGCCCGCGCTGGTTCCTGCGCGGCGTGATCTCCGGCCAGGCCGCGGTGCAGCCGGAGTCGGCGGACGTGCTGGAACAGGTCTTCCGGCAGACCGTCGTGGTGCGCGGCGAGGCGCCGATGGCGCCGCGCGACCCGATCGTGCTCAAGCTGCCGGAGGACGCCCAGATGGTGGCGGACGGCGGCGTGGGCTCGAGTGAGAGCGAGGGTTCTCGGTTCGGCGGCGAGGCACTGAGCCCGTTCTCGCGTGGCCCGGAGATCACCGAGGTGCGCTGA